The proteins below come from a single Verrucomicrobiia bacterium genomic window:
- a CDS encoding prolyl oligopeptidase family serine peptidase, translating to MKVSGRLLAVLMVCASACAQAPLGNEQFRDYLRDETMRLSEACLSEINSLTDWNSRRDEYRRQLQEMLGLWPLPLRTDLKPVVTGTVDHPEFTVEKLHFQAMPGLYCTAALFIPKGITAPAPAILYECGHWQSVTNGISYGNKAAYQADGAWYARNGYVCMVLDTVLAGEIRGIHTGTRDRGLWWWNSRGYTPAGVEAWFGIRALDFLSTRVEVDTNRFGITGHSGGGAYSWMVTALDDRIKAAAPLAGMADIRSHILDPIMDSHCDCNFFVNYYGWDFPQVAALAAPRPLLLGGTDNDRLFNLPNTLRIHDQLRRIYQIHNATSQLGLIIAPGGHDETPELQVAVMRWFDRHLKGAQRPVENAATRFFAPQELKVFATLPADSINTNIALTFGPVAGSALPAGADLRSVLVTKVFSGWPKGRDPLNLHQAFSGEREGLRLSAWDFTSQRNVRLRIYRLDASATSVRSNITLSVLDESGWTNAIARLGGLFGRELTNELRGAVVEGSQISLDSLKEQVQRSSLMFFAPRGVGLDAWAGDERAHSRIRRRFMLLGQTRDSMRVWDIRRAVQVVRELNAGIEVQVILRASSEMGVNTLYAALFEPSVRTLQLGPLPQSHIYGPDYLGILRVCDIPQVVNAVKAHARIEGEPSP from the coding sequence ATGAAAGTTTCGGGCAGGCTCCTTGCCGTTCTGATGGTGTGCGCATCCGCCTGCGCCCAGGCGCCTCTTGGGAATGAGCAATTCCGTGACTACTTGCGGGACGAGACCATGCGACTGTCAGAGGCGTGCCTTTCAGAAATCAATTCGCTGACCGATTGGAATTCGCGCCGCGATGAATATCGACGGCAACTTCAGGAGATGCTTGGGCTCTGGCCCCTGCCGCTTCGCACCGACCTGAAGCCAGTGGTGACCGGCACAGTGGATCACCCTGAGTTTACGGTCGAGAAACTGCACTTTCAGGCCATGCCCGGGCTGTATTGCACCGCTGCATTGTTTATTCCGAAGGGCATCACCGCGCCTGCCCCCGCGATCTTGTACGAATGCGGACACTGGCAATCGGTGACCAACGGGATCAGCTATGGGAACAAGGCGGCCTATCAGGCAGACGGGGCGTGGTACGCCCGCAATGGATATGTCTGCATGGTGCTCGACACCGTGTTGGCGGGTGAGATTCGCGGAATTCACACGGGCACGCGGGATCGCGGATTATGGTGGTGGAACTCGCGCGGCTACACACCAGCGGGAGTGGAAGCCTGGTTCGGCATCCGCGCTTTGGATTTCCTCAGCACGCGTGTGGAAGTGGACACGAATCGATTTGGCATCACGGGTCACTCTGGAGGCGGGGCATACAGCTGGATGGTCACAGCATTGGACGATCGCATCAAGGCCGCTGCGCCTCTCGCGGGGATGGCAGACATTCGGAGTCACATCCTGGATCCCATCATGGACAGCCATTGTGACTGCAATTTTTTCGTCAATTACTACGGTTGGGATTTTCCGCAGGTGGCGGCCTTGGCTGCGCCGCGGCCCCTGCTGCTCGGTGGTACGGACAATGATCGCCTCTTTAACCTGCCGAACACCCTGCGAATCCACGACCAGTTGCGGCGCATTTATCAGATCCACAATGCAACCAGTCAATTGGGACTCATCATCGCACCTGGCGGGCACGACGAAACGCCGGAGTTGCAGGTGGCCGTGATGCGGTGGTTTGACCGACATTTGAAGGGTGCTCAAAGGCCGGTCGAGAATGCTGCGACACGTTTCTTTGCACCGCAGGAATTGAAAGTGTTTGCGACTTTGCCGGCGGATTCTATCAACACCAACATCGCGCTGACGTTTGGCCCTGTTGCGGGATCGGCACTCCCAGCGGGCGCCGACCTGCGGAGCGTGCTCGTGACAAAAGTCTTTTCAGGCTGGCCCAAGGGGCGCGACCCATTAAATCTTCACCAGGCATTTTCTGGGGAGCGTGAAGGTCTGCGGCTTTCTGCGTGGGACTTCACGAGCCAGCGGAATGTGCGGCTTCGCATCTATCGACTCGATGCCTCCGCGACTTCTGTCCGCAGCAATATCACCTTGTCGGTTTTGGATGAAAGCGGATGGACAAACGCGATTGCGCGGCTGGGCGGTTTGTTCGGGCGGGAGCTGACGAATGAGCTTCGCGGGGCGGTCGTTGAGGGATCTCAAATCAGCCTGGACTCGTTGAAGGAACAGGTGCAGCGCAGTTCGCTGATGTTCTTCGCGCCGCGCGGGGTGGGTTTGGATGCGTGGGCTGGGGACGAGCGGGCGCATTCGAGGATTCGACGCCGATTCATGCTGCTGGGCCAGACGCGTGACAGCATGCGGGTGTGGGACATTCGCCGCGCGGTGCAGGTTGTTCGGGAGTTAAATGCGGGCATCGAAGTCCAGGTGATTCTGCGCGCCAGCAGTGAGATGGGGGTGAACACGTTGTATGCGGCGCTCTTTGAACCGTCGGTTCGGACACTGCAGCTCGGGCCGCTGCCGCAATCACATATTTATGGTCCTGACTATTTAGGAATTCTGCGCGTGTGCGACATTCCGCAAGTGGTGAACGCAGTGAAAGCTCACGCCCGAATCGAGGGAGAACCATCGCCCTGA